From Deltaproteobacteria bacterium, one genomic window encodes:
- a CDS encoding molybdopterin-dependent oxidoreductase — protein MDISEARGLVKQITGPGLPCHPAGQEEEKRMARWAHADMAKEMETYGYDAVVKSHCRMCHGGCGVLVYTKNNRVAKIAGDPDCPINHGTLCSKGLASAQLAYHPDRLTHPVRRVGPKGSGKWERISWDEALDAIAERMLSYKKDFGAESIVMGYGTGRENEAVIYRFANLLGSPNVLTAGHFCYGPRIATSIITCGTNPIADYENHPHCIMVWGNNLVISNPDCYKGEPFSVSLNKGARLIAVDPRLTRIAARADIWLQLRPGTDTALALGMLHVIVHEGLYDKAFVENHVYGWEPFVRRVDEYPPHKVAEITWVPEDKIREAARLFATTKPAVIQWGVAIEQQINCADNNRALMALMGITGNIDVPGGQMLFQQPRIRNVGHFGAHRSLPDTQREKRLGGDRFRLGGNFAIINPKCVWDAILTETPYPVKMLFFISSNPVMTRANAREVYRALEQVEFMAVSDFFMTPTAALADIVLPAATWLEMDYIGDFWKRHGYLLPRRKVIQVGECRSDHEMLNDLAHRVGQGEHWWDSFEQALDWILEPMGMTWQEFKKMDYLRGEVQYQKYRTRGFSTPTRKFELYSTLLESWGYDPLPRFREPPESPYSTPELYTAYPYILITGARSPGFFHSENRQVPWLRELHPDPVVEIHPDTAAKEGIEEGDWVIIESPRGRVRQRAKLFAGMDPRVVSAQHAWWFPEKEGPGYGWDESNINILTDNAYASCDPAMGATHVRTLLCRITPEKDSGGPL, from the coding sequence ATGGACATATCAGAAGCCCGCGGGCTTGTCAAACAGATAACCGGTCCGGGGTTGCCCTGCCATCCGGCCGGACAAGAGGAGGAAAAGAGGATGGCCCGATGGGCGCACGCCGATATGGCAAAAGAGATGGAGACCTATGGATACGATGCCGTGGTCAAGAGCCACTGCCGCATGTGTCACGGCGGCTGCGGGGTCCTGGTCTATACCAAGAATAACAGGGTAGCCAAGATCGCCGGAGACCCCGACTGCCCCATCAACCACGGGACCCTCTGCAGCAAAGGGCTTGCATCCGCCCAGTTGGCCTACCACCCGGATCGACTGACCCACCCGGTCAGGAGAGTGGGCCCCAAGGGGAGCGGCAAATGGGAACGGATCTCCTGGGATGAGGCCCTGGATGCCATTGCCGAACGGATGCTCTCTTATAAGAAAGATTTCGGGGCTGAATCCATCGTCATGGGATATGGCACCGGCAGGGAAAACGAGGCGGTGATCTATCGGTTCGCCAACCTGTTAGGCTCGCCCAATGTCCTCACGGCCGGTCATTTCTGCTACGGCCCCCGCATCGCCACGAGCATCATTACCTGCGGCACCAATCCGATTGCGGACTATGAGAACCATCCCCACTGCATCATGGTGTGGGGCAACAATCTGGTGATCAGCAATCCGGATTGCTACAAGGGCGAACCCTTCTCCGTCAGTCTCAACAAGGGGGCCAGGCTCATTGCCGTGGACCCGAGACTTACCCGTATTGCGGCCCGGGCGGATATCTGGCTTCAACTGAGGCCCGGGACCGATACGGCCCTGGCCCTCGGGATGCTCCATGTGATCGTCCATGAAGGGCTCTACGACAAGGCGTTTGTTGAAAACCATGTGTATGGGTGGGAGCCCTTTGTCCGGAGGGTTGATGAATATCCCCCCCACAAGGTGGCGGAGATCACATGGGTCCCAGAAGACAAGATCCGGGAGGCCGCGAGGCTGTTCGCCACCACCAAGCCCGCGGTCATCCAGTGGGGCGTGGCCATCGAGCAGCAGATCAACTGCGCGGACAATAACCGGGCCCTGATGGCCCTCATGGGCATCACCGGCAACATCGACGTCCCCGGCGGACAGATGCTGTTCCAGCAGCCGCGGATCCGAAACGTGGGGCACTTCGGGGCCCATAGGTCGCTTCCCGATACGCAGCGAGAAAAGCGGCTGGGAGGCGACCGGTTCCGTCTGGGCGGCAACTTCGCCATCATCAACCCCAAGTGCGTGTGGGACGCCATCCTTACGGAGACGCCCTACCCCGTCAAGATGCTGTTTTTTATCAGTTCCAATCCGGTCATGACCCGGGCCAATGCCCGGGAGGTCTACCGGGCCCTTGAACAGGTGGAGTTCATGGCGGTGTCCGACTTTTTCATGACGCCGACCGCGGCCCTGGCCGATATCGTCCTGCCGGCCGCCACCTGGCTGGAGATGGATTATATCGGGGACTTCTGGAAACGGCACGGCTACCTCCTCCCCCGCCGAAAGGTCATCCAGGTGGGGGAATGCCGATCGGATCACGAGATGCTCAATGACCTGGCCCATCGCGTGGGCCAGGGCGAGCACTGGTGGGACAGCTTTGAACAGGCCCTCGACTGGATCCTGGAGCCGATGGGAATGACCTGGCAGGAGTTCAAGAAGATGGACTACCTCAGGGGGGAGGTGCAATATCAAAAATACAGGACCCGGGGATTCTCAACCCCCACGCGGAAATTCGAGCTCTATTCCACCCTTCTCGAAAGCTGGGGGTACGACCCCCTCCCCCGGTTTAGGGAGCCCCCCGAGAGTCCTTACAGCACCCCGGAACTCTATACCGCCTATCCCTACATCCTCATTACCGGGGCCAGATCCCCGGGCTTTTTCCACTCGGAAAACCGTCAGGTCCCCTGGCTCAGGGAGCTTCATCCCGATCCGGTGGTGGAGATCCATCCCGATACCGCGGCAAAGGAAGGGATTGAAGAAGGAGACTGGGTGATCATCGAATCCCCCCGGGGGAGAGTGAGACAGCGGGCAAAACTCTTTGCCGGCATGGATCCGAGGGTGGTATCGGCCCAGCACGCCTGGTGGTTCCCGGAAAAAGAAGGCCCCGGGTACGGCTGGGATGAATCCAACATCAATATATTGACGGACAACGCCTATGCATCCTGCGATCCTGCCATGGGCGCCACCCACGTGCGGACCCTTTTGTGCAGGATAACCCCTGAAAAAGACAGCGGAGGCCCTCTATGA
- a CDS encoding 4Fe-4S binding protein, producing the protein MKPYALIINHDLCWGCRTCEVACKQENRAPDGIRLISVWEDGPTMADGRMDMTFRVSICRHCDDPPCADACPEEALIRREDGIVVLDDHCCSGCGACVEACPYDAITFDDVDGVARKCNLCHHRVDRGLVPACADNVCPAHCIYFGDPKESPWGLPR; encoded by the coding sequence ATGAAACCCTATGCCCTCATCATCAATCATGACCTCTGCTGGGGATGCCGGACCTGCGAGGTGGCCTGCAAGCAGGAAAACAGGGCCCCGGACGGCATCCGGCTCATCTCCGTATGGGAGGACGGCCCCACAATGGCGGACGGCAGAATGGATATGACCTTCAGGGTCTCGATCTGCCGGCACTGCGACGATCCCCCCTGTGCGGATGCCTGCCCCGAGGAGGCCCTCATCCGGAGGGAAGACGGCATTGTGGTCCTGGATGATCATTGCTGTTCGGGATGCGGCGCGTGTGTCGAGGCCTGCCCGTATGACGCCATCACCTTTGACGACGTCGATGGCGTGGCCCGGAAGTGCAACCTCTGTCATCACCGGGTGGACCGGGGGCTGGTGCCTGCCTGCGCGGACAACGTCTGCCCGGCCCACTGCATCTACTTCGGGGACCCCAAGGAATCCCCATGGGGCCTTCCTCGATAG
- the cls gene encoding cardiolipin synthase, whose translation MTSFLAEHLAAELGLLAGAVYIAAVVMALDAVMRNRTAQGAIAWAVALITLPLVALPLYIVFGRSRFNGYVAARRSNNRDLKLIVDRMAVFGPTFQASMASGRESWRALEMLALMPFTHSNRATLLINGPRTFEAIFRGIDSARSYILVQFYILEDDIAGRELQSRLIKKARSGVRVYLLYDEIGSFALPRTYIETLRNGGVKVSPFHSTKGKANRFQLNFRNHRKIVVIDGRTAFVGGLNVGDEYIEGTPKLGLWRDTHLELFGPCVQGIQLVFVEDWYWAVHEVPDLDWEPKPAPEKNQNILVLPTGPADELETCGLFFLEAINGARERLWIASPYFVPDAPIVSALQLAALRGVDVRLMLPEKADHLLVYLSSFSYIEEAEKAGVKIYRYQPGFLHHKVLLVDDELAAVGTANLDNRSFRLSFEITIVVNDTDFAGEVEAMFRDDLAQSRQIDPGELTGRRLWFRLAVRVARLLAPIQ comes from the coding sequence ATGACATCCTTTCTGGCGGAACATTTGGCGGCCGAACTCGGACTTCTGGCCGGGGCGGTTTATATAGCGGCCGTGGTCATGGCACTCGATGCGGTCATGAGGAACCGCACGGCCCAGGGGGCCATTGCCTGGGCCGTAGCCCTGATCACCCTCCCTCTGGTGGCCCTTCCGCTTTATATCGTCTTCGGGAGAAGCCGGTTCAACGGATATGTGGCGGCCCGCCGGAGCAACAACCGCGATCTGAAACTGATCGTGGACCGGATGGCCGTATTCGGCCCCACTTTCCAGGCGTCCATGGCATCGGGTCGCGAGAGCTGGCGGGCCCTTGAGATGCTGGCCCTGATGCCCTTTACCCACTCCAACCGGGCCACGCTTCTCATCAACGGACCACGGACCTTCGAGGCCATTTTCAGGGGCATCGACTCGGCCAGGTCCTACATCCTGGTCCAGTTCTACATCCTGGAAGACGACATTGCCGGCCGGGAATTACAGTCCCGGCTCATCAAGAAGGCCCGGAGCGGGGTCCGTGTCTACCTTCTCTACGATGAAATCGGCAGCTTTGCCCTGCCGAGGACCTATATCGAAACGCTCCGCAATGGCGGCGTCAAGGTCAGCCCGTTTCATTCCACAAAGGGCAAGGCCAACCGGTTTCAGCTCAATTTCAGAAATCACCGGAAGATCGTGGTCATCGACGGCCGGACGGCATTCGTAGGCGGCTTGAATGTGGGGGACGAATACATCGAGGGGACCCCCAAGCTGGGGTTGTGGCGGGATACGCACCTGGAACTTTTCGGCCCCTGCGTCCAGGGCATCCAACTGGTGTTTGTGGAGGACTGGTACTGGGCGGTTCATGAGGTCCCGGACCTCGACTGGGAACCGAAGCCTGCCCCGGAAAAAAACCAGAACATCCTGGTCCTCCCCACCGGACCGGCAGACGAGCTGGAAACGTGCGGCCTTTTTTTCCTCGAAGCCATCAACGGGGCGCGGGAACGGCTCTGGATTGCGAGCCCCTATTTTGTGCCCGACGCTCCGATTGTGAGCGCCCTTCAGCTGGCCGCCCTGCGGGGAGTGGATGTTCGATTGATGCTCCCGGAAAAGGCCGACCATCTCCTTGTCTATCTGTCGTCCTTTTCCTATATCGAGGAGGCTGAAAAGGCCGGTGTGAAGATCTATCGTTATCAGCCCGGGTTTCTCCATCACAAGGTGTTGCTGGTGGATGATGAACTGGCCGCAGTGGGGACGGCCAATCTCGACAACCGTTCTTTCCGGCTCAGTTTTGAGATTACCATTGTGGTAAACGACACGGATTTTGCCGGGGAGGTGGAGGCCATGTTCCGGGACGACCTGGCACAGTCCCGTCAGATCGATCCGGGGGAACTGACCGGACGGCGCCTCTGGTTTCGGCTGGCGGTACGCGTAGCGCGGCTGCTGGCCCCGATCCAGTAA
- the rfbD gene encoding dTDP-4-dehydrorhamnose reductase: MKILICGGKGQLGTDCHIVLGRRHEVRSVDLDELDIADPSRVENETAAFGPDVMVNCAAYTAVDACETQYDLARQINAEGPGNLAMAAERHGARLVHVSTDYVFDGSKMPPEPYVETDDPHPVSCYGKTKLAGEEAVKEATDDYMIVRTAWLYGVGGPNFLKTMLRLALKGPTRKISVVNDQFGSPTWSYRLALQIETLIQARGEGVYHATSEGYGTWYELAVEFLDRMGVPHCVVPCTTVQYPTPAARPMNSILENRRLKEAGINLMQDWRRDVAAFVAAFKDRLIIEAKEGGI, translated from the coding sequence ATGAAAATATTGATCTGTGGTGGAAAGGGTCAGTTGGGAACGGATTGTCATATTGTCCTCGGCCGTCGCCATGAGGTGAGGTCAGTGGACCTGGACGAACTGGACATTGCCGACCCTTCTCGGGTGGAGAATGAGACAGCCGCCTTTGGTCCGGATGTCATGGTGAACTGCGCCGCATATACCGCCGTAGACGCCTGCGAAACCCAATACGACCTGGCCCGGCAGATAAATGCGGAAGGCCCCGGGAACCTGGCCATGGCCGCCGAGAGACATGGGGCCCGATTGGTCCATGTCTCCACAGACTATGTGTTTGACGGGAGTAAGATGCCGCCGGAACCCTATGTGGAGACCGATGACCCCCATCCGGTGTCCTGTTACGGAAAGACCAAGCTGGCGGGAGAAGAGGCTGTCAAAGAAGCCACGGATGACTATATGATCGTACGGACCGCATGGCTGTACGGCGTGGGGGGACCCAATTTTCTCAAGACCATGCTCAGGCTGGCCCTGAAAGGGCCGACCCGGAAAATCAGCGTGGTGAACGACCAGTTCGGGTCCCCGACCTGGAGCTACCGCCTCGCCCTCCAGATTGAGACGCTGATCCAGGCAAGGGGGGAGGGCGTGTATCACGCAACCTCGGAAGGATACGGCACCTGGTATGAACTGGCCGTCGAATTCCTTGACAGGATGGGGGTGCCCCATTGCGTGGTCCCCTGCACCACGGTGCAATATCCCACGCCGGCCGCAAGACCGATGAACTCCATTCTGGAGAACCGCCGTCTCAAAGAGGCGGGCATCAACCTGATGCAGGACTGGAGGCGTGATGTGGCGGCATTTGTGGCGGCATTCAAGGACCGTCTGATCATTGAGGCAAAAGAGGGTGGCATATGA
- the mdh gene encoding malate dehydrogenase has product MRKKVTVIGAGNVGATAAMRLAEKELADVVLIDVLEGVPAGKALDLTEAAPIEKHDSRIIGASGEYGAAKDSDIVIITAGIPRKPGMSRDDLLSTNMGIMASVTREVAAVAPDAVLIIVSNPLDAMCHVAYDVSGFPKNRVLGMAGVLDSARFRAFIAMELNVSVENTHAFVLGGHGDTMVPLPRYSTVAGIPITELLSQERIDAMVERTRNGGAEIVGLLKTGSAYYAPSSAAVEMAEAILKDKKKILPCAACLNGEYGIHDLFIGVPVKLGENGVEEIVEITLTDVEKAALDRSAEAVRRLVEDIKRLR; this is encoded by the coding sequence ATGAGAAAGAAAGTAACCGTTATCGGCGCCGGAAATGTGGGCGCCACTGCTGCCATGCGTCTCGCGGAGAAGGAACTCGCTGATGTGGTACTGATCGATGTCCTGGAAGGGGTTCCGGCCGGAAAGGCCCTCGATCTGACCGAGGCGGCCCCCATTGAGAAACATGATTCCAGGATCATCGGGGCCAGCGGGGAGTATGGCGCGGCCAAAGACTCGGACATCGTTATTATCACCGCCGGAATCCCCAGAAAACCCGGCATGAGCCGGGACGACCTCCTCTCGACCAACATGGGGATCATGGCCTCCGTGACCAGGGAAGTGGCGGCAGTGGCCCCCGATGCGGTATTGATTATCGTGAGCAATCCCCTGGATGCCATGTGTCATGTGGCCTACGATGTGAGCGGGTTCCCCAAGAATCGCGTCCTTGGAATGGCCGGCGTCCTCGATTCAGCCCGCTTCCGCGCCTTTATCGCCATGGAACTGAATGTCTCGGTCGAGAACACCCACGCCTTTGTACTGGGGGGGCACGGAGATACCATGGTCCCCCTTCCCAGGTACTCCACTGTGGCCGGCATCCCCATCACCGAGCTCCTCTCCCAGGAGCGGATCGACGCCATGGTGGAACGGACCCGGAACGGCGGCGCCGAGATTGTGGGCCTTCTCAAGACCGGGAGCGCCTATTATGCCCCCTCCTCTGCGGCCGTTGAGATGGCCGAGGCGATCCTCAAGGACAAGAAGAAGATCCTCCCCTGCGCCGCCTGCCTGAACGGGGAGTACGGCATCCATGATCTTTTTATCGGCGTTCCGGTCAAACTGGGTGAAAACGGCGTGGAAGAGATCGTGGAAATCACGCTGACCGACGTGGAAAAGGCGGCCCTCGACCGTTCCGCCGAAGCGGTTCGCAGACTGGTAGAGGATATTAAACGGTTGCGTTAG
- a CDS encoding AsmA-like C-terminal domain-containing protein has product MAFRRLRSFLFLTLLLFLLFAGSVLLAHSLIQRPSVQEYLLNQLSKAVGYDIRANRMQLLLWKGVGIRAHDVEIGPPEGPKIFAASRVIITLSLQKLVRGRIVPTGLTLEGPQIDLAMPGSWEFTPSGDSAFPGDALLEAWVAFPYVTLEQARVTIKGMPLQTKALFIRLSRKSKSPVAFDVKLNGIIEYDGEPVSLVAKGTITADNTVGMSARITLKATGIPLSPIRLPDLPVKRGTADIEATAAGSLKGASWAKGKITFNDLDFMIIDDGDKKAFSFDRLLLPFEASYADGTLQIPSFRVEGFGFTLDAGSRLDLTDRSNPHLDLSVQSRSMPVETFQRIFPSSLLPQWVDVRLFPIFSGGQVRVDRFSLNGDLHQIADLDLPKNAGALLLRLACSDLTAFKDAGGIPVEGVSGNLEIKNGAIRASGIKGRFGNSHIQKGALNVDSLYDDAPSIHVSAAGSVDIVDLLQQKDLPLIPDEVRRHLEGFSSTTGKIAGNIEVGYEKGWPYPKMLNGHLSFRECAVASSAGVIFPVFLKEGELIVEGTEKRRFSVRGRWGRSAVDASGRIGGSWETGNADIVAQADLVELIGHFHPDLHSTIFFRRPVPCRLTLVKEEKDWRFNGSLDLKDISLETDSMIIQPFGVEGDLGFSGSLDPGKTFRISNLTCTAGESSFGLSGTYDLAQEGRFDLNLSTETLRLEDLGVHFKKGNLRGKGTLAFDAAIKGTRSQPRMAIVTGEARANDLSFAAKDFPHPVEECNFVLKFHEKGLAIESLDLKLGKTPFHVEGELQGWDGMRGDLTIRSHFLDFSDLISPEVIAHFKQKPEATRDGMVSGQGPAPSAWRKGAGRFMEKSDIHLDITASNGQWEGFPCGPLRMECALRSGDLYLSRSNAEWEHGKLLLRGHVKRGISPEMLFSGYIDMIRQPLGELPRSLDFIASRADGLLSVEALLFAKGSTIKDLRSQLSGSVNVLVDQGVLKKSHIFIKILDFLSLQRIFEVRPADLSKGGIYFESIGAHIDLVKGIAKSEDVVMRSPVFNAVVTGEADLRTARVNAEIGIQPLGTIDFLVSKVPVAGYLLTGDKKSLYVEYFKVQGPFSDPDVRYIPLKSLGNGTFGVLRRLLLTPKRIYESISDAARDFEGDGYPIPDEHLDPKKDMGG; this is encoded by the coding sequence ATGGCATTCAGACGGCTGAGATCCTTCCTTTTCCTGACATTACTCCTCTTCCTATTGTTCGCCGGATCAGTACTTCTTGCCCATTCCCTCATCCAGAGACCGTCGGTTCAGGAGTATCTGCTGAATCAACTCTCGAAGGCCGTGGGATACGACATCCGGGCGAATCGGATGCAACTCCTCTTGTGGAAAGGGGTGGGGATCCGGGCCCATGATGTTGAGATAGGGCCGCCCGAAGGCCCCAAAATATTCGCCGCATCCAGGGTCATCATCACCCTTTCCCTCCAAAAGCTGGTCAGGGGTCGGATTGTGCCCACCGGGCTCACCCTTGAGGGGCCTCAGATAGATCTGGCCATGCCTGGTAGCTGGGAGTTTACGCCATCCGGCGACAGTGCGTTTCCGGGGGACGCACTCCTGGAGGCATGGGTCGCATTTCCCTATGTTACCCTGGAACAGGCGCGTGTTACGATAAAAGGGATGCCCTTACAGACCAAGGCCCTCTTCATCCGTCTATCCCGGAAATCCAAGAGTCCCGTTGCATTCGATGTGAAGCTGAACGGCATTATTGAGTACGACGGGGAGCCGGTTTCCCTCGTTGCGAAAGGGACCATTACTGCCGACAACACCGTTGGAATGTCAGCCCGGATAACGCTGAAAGCGACCGGAATCCCCCTGTCACCGATCCGGTTGCCTGATCTCCCGGTGAAGAGAGGGACAGCGGACATAGAGGCAACCGCGGCAGGGTCCCTTAAGGGTGCATCCTGGGCAAAAGGAAAAATCACCTTCAATGATCTCGACTTCATGATTATTGACGACGGAGACAAAAAGGCCTTTTCTTTTGACAGACTCCTTCTCCCTTTTGAGGCCTCCTATGCAGACGGCACCCTGCAAATCCCATCCTTCCGTGTAGAAGGTTTCGGCTTCACCCTGGATGCCGGCTCCAGACTCGATCTCACGGACCGATCGAATCCTCATCTGGACCTCAGCGTCCAAAGCCGGAGCATGCCGGTTGAGACGTTTCAAAGGATCTTCCCCTCATCGCTCCTTCCCCAGTGGGTGGATGTCCGGCTTTTCCCCATATTTTCAGGCGGCCAGGTCCGGGTGGACCGCTTTTCCCTCAATGGAGATCTTCATCAGATCGCGGATCTCGATCTTCCGAAAAACGCCGGGGCCCTCCTGTTGCGGCTTGCCTGCAGCGACCTCACCGCATTCAAGGATGCAGGGGGCATACCGGTGGAGGGGGTCTCGGGAAATCTGGAAATAAAAAATGGCGCGATCCGCGCATCCGGCATCAAGGGCCGCTTCGGAAATTCGCACATACAGAAAGGCGCCCTGAACGTGGACAGCCTTTATGACGATGCCCCCAGCATCCACGTGTCCGCGGCCGGATCGGTTGATATTGTTGACCTATTGCAGCAAAAGGACCTGCCCCTTATTCCCGATGAGGTGCGCCGGCATCTTGAGGGATTCTCCTCCACCACCGGAAAAATCGCCGGAAATATCGAGGTAGGCTATGAGAAAGGCTGGCCGTATCCCAAGATGCTGAATGGGCACCTCTCATTCAGAGAGTGTGCCGTGGCCAGCAGTGCCGGAGTCATTTTTCCGGTGTTCCTGAAAGAGGGGGAACTGATCGTTGAAGGAACAGAGAAAAGGCGATTTTCGGTAAGGGGTCGGTGGGGCAGATCTGCCGTAGACGCCTCCGGCCGGATCGGGGGGTCCTGGGAGACCGGAAACGCCGACATCGTTGCACAGGCAGACCTGGTGGAGTTGATCGGGCATTTTCACCCGGATCTTCATTCGACGATCTTTTTCAGAAGACCGGTACCGTGCCGATTGACCCTTGTCAAAGAGGAGAAGGACTGGCGCTTCAATGGAAGCCTCGACCTGAAAGACATCTCCCTTGAAACAGATTCGATGATTATCCAACCTTTCGGGGTCGAGGGGGACCTGGGGTTCAGCGGAAGTCTTGATCCGGGGAAGACCTTCCGTATCTCGAATCTGACATGCACGGCAGGGGAATCGTCTTTTGGATTGAGCGGCACCTATGACCTGGCGCAAGAAGGCCGGTTCGATCTCAATCTATCCACCGAGACACTCCGATTGGAGGACCTGGGCGTTCATTTCAAGAAGGGAAACCTGCGGGGAAAGGGGACGCTCGCCTTTGATGCGGCCATCAAGGGAACCCGGTCCCAACCGAGGATGGCAATCGTAACCGGAGAGGCAAGGGCAAACGACCTTTCTTTTGCCGCCAAAGATTTCCCCCACCCGGTGGAAGAGTGCAATTTTGTCTTGAAATTTCATGAAAAGGGCCTTGCCATTGAATCGCTTGATCTGAAATTGGGGAAAACCCCGTTCCACGTCGAGGGGGAGCTCCAGGGGTGGGACGGGATGAGGGGCGATCTGACGATCCGATCTCATTTTCTGGATTTCTCCGATCTGATTTCCCCTGAGGTGATCGCCCATTTTAAGCAAAAACCCGAGGCGACTCGAGATGGCATGGTCTCCGGCCAGGGTCCGGCCCCCTCTGCGTGGCGGAAAGGCGCGGGTCGGTTCATGGAAAAGTCGGACATCCATCTGGATATTACGGCATCCAACGGACAATGGGAGGGATTTCCCTGCGGTCCGCTCAGGATGGAGTGCGCCCTCCGGTCGGGGGATCTCTATCTCAGCCGATCCAACGCGGAATGGGAGCATGGAAAACTCCTCCTGAGAGGACACGTAAAAAGAGGAATATCGCCTGAAATGCTCTTTTCCGGATACATCGATATGATCCGGCAGCCCTTGGGAGAACTCCCCCGGTCCCTTGATTTCATTGCCTCCCGTGCCGATGGCCTGTTGAGCGTGGAGGCACTCCTGTTCGCAAAAGGGAGCACCATAAAAGACCTCCGTTCACAACTCAGCGGCAGTGTCAATGTCCTGGTCGATCAGGGCGTGTTGAAGAAATCCCATATCTTTATCAAGATCCTGGATTTTCTGAGCCTGCAGCGGATATTTGAGGTAAGGCCGGCCGACCTGTCAAAGGGAGGAATCTATTTCGAGAGCATCGGCGCGCACATCGATCTGGTTAAAGGGATTGCAAAGTCAGAGGACGTTGTTATGCGGAGTCCGGTGTTTAACGCGGTGGTTACGGGGGAAGCCGACCTGCGTACGGCCAGGGTAAATGCGGAGATAGGGATCCAGCCCCTCGGGACGATTGATTTTCTGGTGAGCAAGGTCCCGGTGGCTGGATATCTCCTGACCGGGGACAAAAAATCCCTTTACGTGGAGTACTTTAAGGTCCAAGGGCCGTTTTCCGATCCGGACGTGCGGTATATCCCCTTGAAAAGCCTTGGGAACGGCACATTCGGCGTTCTGAGGCGCCTCCTCCTGACCCCGAAACGGATATACGAGAGCATATCAGACGCGGCGCGCGACTTCGAGGGGGACGGCTACCCTATCCCCGATGAACACCTCGACCCTAAAAAAGATATGGGAGGCTGA
- a CDS encoding NUDIX hydrolase: MMKDHLVCPNCGKIVERYRNPFPTVDIIIEMDPGRSATRAPGSGPFIVLILRKNPPPGWAIPGGFVDYGESLESAAIREAAEETSLEVELLYQLGAYSDPSRDPRHHTISVVFVARATGTPRSADDAADIGIFDRESLPESLAFDHKKILSDYFKQWHSDG, encoded by the coding sequence ATAATGAAAGATCACCTTGTCTGCCCCAACTGCGGGAAAATCGTGGAGAGATACCGGAATCCCTTTCCCACGGTGGACATTATTATCGAGATGGACCCGGGCCGTTCAGCAACCCGGGCCCCCGGTTCAGGACCTTTCATTGTCCTGATACTGCGCAAAAATCCGCCTCCGGGCTGGGCCATTCCGGGCGGCTTTGTGGATTACGGAGAAAGTCTCGAGTCAGCGGCCATAAGAGAAGCAGCGGAAGAGACATCCCTTGAGGTGGAGCTGTTGTATCAATTGGGGGCCTACTCTGACCCGTCACGGGACCCGCGGCATCATACCATTTCAGTGGTCTTTGTCGCCAGGGCCACCGGGACCCCCAGATCGGCTGACGATGCAGCGGATATCGGCATCTTTGATCGGGAATCACTTCCTGAATCTCTTGCCTTTGATCACAAAAAGATTTTGAGCGATTATTTCAAGCAATGGCATTCAGACGGCTGA